The genomic segment AAATGCACAGTAAACTATACactcaaataaataaagtttgtaaaaataaattaaacaataaatgaatTCCAAACAATCCAAATTAATTCAAGTAAAACATTAAATTACTCCTACTACTGTCCTACATTTCAATACTTCATCAATTATTACATTATTATATTACATACTGATACTACCCCATCCATTAGAGATTTTCCCcgtaaattattttctttatttttttatctaatggcgcaaattaggaaaaaaaaaaaaaaaaaaaaaaaaaaaaaaaaaaaaaccttcaaGAAGCGGGCCAGCAAAATCTAGAGAAGAGCCGACCCGGTTTAGGAAGAACAATAGCCCGACAACAAGGACACGTGGAATGAGTCCTAAGCCAAGAGTCAACGCAACCAGAATGAAACACGTGTCCACATCTAGGCATAGAACGCAGCGTTTCATGTTCCCTAAAAACCGCCAAACAAATGACGCACACATTCATCCCACGGCACAACTTCTTTCCTTGAGCGAGGGTGTAGGTAAACGTCATTAACGAATCAATCACCGTCTGATCAACGCCACGTGGCCCACCGGAAAACGGATCTTCAATATTGGGATTGGGATCCACTCGACGCTTGCAACAACATTTTGTAAGTAAAAGGAAGACAAGAAAGATGGTAATGGAAGTTGCCATTGCAAGGATTAGAGAGAAAATGATCCAAGAGAGTGTATGAGAAATTGGCATTTCTTTTGggttaaaaagattttaaattgATAGTCGGATCGGATTAATTGGGTGGtctttgttataattattgaaaatgatgatgatgatgatgatgatggtgagaGTTTGGGGTGAATGGTGATTGGAGAGAATTGAAGTTTTGGTAAGGGTTCTTTTTCTGATTTGTGAAATAATTGAAGTTGATTTCGTGTCGTAGTGTAGTGATGGAGATTGGAGagggtttatgttgaattagccTATGTTTGTTATGTTGACACATGTATCTCAATTTTTCGTTCGGCCTATTCTAGTAAGCACCAATTATGACACAAGACgagttgtaaattttttttctataaaataacACTCAACTCTTGGAAAATTAACTATAGTAATATTATAGGgataaaaacatttaatttcCGTTAAATTTTGGTAAAAGTCATAAATACCCCTAATAAATCCCAAATTTTTTCCACAAAGGAAaattaactacagtaacatttttcgttaaatttaATTTCCATTAAGTTGGGCTTTACATTTGGAATTTATTAGGGGCATTTATgacttttaacaaaatttatggAAAATAAACCTttttactttcataatattactgTAGTTAATTTTTTAAGAGTTGAACGCTTAAGAATTGCTACCACCTGCCTTTTGCAAGAGTTGGTgcttaccatatagaatatcccaTTAAAATATACCCATTCATTTCTATATTATGAATACTACTAGAGCTAAACAAAGTTTAGTCTAAGTcgcaaattaaatcaaattaaaccgTAGTTTTAATATTTGGTCTGATCTAAGGGTTAAACGGTTTGGTatagtttttttcaaaaaacaattaCGGTTTATGGTATGATCTcgatcttttattttttagtctaGTCCGCAAACCGTACTATGAtcgaaaatcataaattttcttaaaaaaataggTTACTACCTAAATATTTCgagatgtagttatttttattaataatatatacgtAAATGATGCAGATGCAATCAATTAAttctaaattattatattttgtgtTTATAGGTGcaaaatatttgcataaacacatattaatttggaaaaaaattaaaaaaaattgtggaGCATATCGTTGTAGAACGGTTTGGTCTGGTTCTGTTTGGTGATTTAAATAGTCCGATCCAATCTGAAAATCTTTCAGACCAAAATTTTTGGTTTGGTCTAATTTTAGTATCAAATCAAACCATGTGCACCCGGGGATTTTACTTATGTACTTGTAGTTAGAGTTGTTCAATAGAGGCTACCCATTAGGGTTGACCTATTCGACTCGAAAAAATAGATGGGTTTGAATAAAAATCTACtatatataccattagaaatttaaagtagtgacatttaaattaagtgt from the Amaranthus tricolor cultivar Red isolate AtriRed21 chromosome 12, ASM2621246v1, whole genome shotgun sequence genome contains:
- the LOC130828508 gene encoding E3 ubiquitin-protein ligase ATL9-like produces the protein MATSITIFLVFLLLTKCCCKRRVDPNPNIEDPFSGGPRGVDQTVIDSLMTFTYTLAQGKKLCRGMNVCVICLAVFREHETLRSMPRCGHVFHSGCDQIIRYERMAEDALPVNNDYDTKDAPPMDARTTTISVGYKKGKGREWMDAGLYPNQSPTMTSSTFTSASVNTPAGDRVRDWYCRLHF